A single window of Miscanthus floridulus cultivar M001 unplaced genomic scaffold, ASM1932011v1 os_2644_1, whole genome shotgun sequence DNA harbors:
- the LOC136535258 gene encoding uncharacterized protein — protein sequence MIHRLPGAVAAGSRGGGRVPGRKRAPHGAATGSLAAAGGSARDRGPPGHRQLGGGWQRGPWAAAGSVRGTGRWGEGGGCRGTGQWRAGRRWGPREAGEDPGRWAFRAMAGAQGGGGGVCECVSVGGHVCA from the coding sequence ATGATACATAGACTACCTGGGGCGGTGGCGGCAGGCTCCCGGGGCGGCGGCAGGGTCCCTGGGCGGAAGCGGGCTCCACACGGGGCGGCGACAGGCTCCCTGGCGGCGGCAGGGGGCAGTGCCAGGGACAGGGGGCCGCCGGGGCACCGGCAGCTAGGGGGAGGGTGGCAGCGGGGTCCCTGGGCGGCGGCGGGCTCCGTACGAGGCACCGGCCGCTGGGGGGAGGGCGGCGGCTGCCGGGGCACAGGGCAATGGCGGGCAGGGCGGCGGTGGGGTCCTAGGGAGGCCGGCGAGGATCCGGGCCGGTGGGCGTTCAGGGCGATGGCCGGAgcacagggcggcggcggcggcgtgtgtgAGTGCGTGAGTGTGGGCGGGCACGTGTGTGCATGA
- the LOC136535257 gene encoding uncharacterized protein: MVGCTRKIAALYKKFKATGSGSASGKGRGRGRGRGRGKGKGKGKGNVKGARPPSPVASSSSSEEDEVPSAHASGDEDVQEEQEQVEEEAVGSQFGEEKESANTWDHYVAARDAADRDGRVFPNKAERDFYRCQEGYEAKVASISEDGAKKLVKDMHYEARVQAIIDYYAQYRGVKAKKEEARTMNLTREQFLKGKATANIDFNPEDPPEAYSDPSIHSRVTEYTVMAREARVEAETKQREMEARMEEMIQQRVAAERQNMEEEQ; the protein is encoded by the exons atggtgggctgTACGAGGAAGATCGCGGCGCTTTACAAAAAATTCAAAGCTACAGGTTCAGGGTCAGCTTCAGGGAAAGGTCGAGGGAGGGGTCGAGGCAGGGGTCGAGGGAAGGGCAAAGGGAAGGGTAAAGGGAATGTTAAAGGGGCGAGGCCCCCATCGCCTGTAGCTTCCTCGTCGTCGTCTGAGGAGGACGAGGTACCTTCCGCACATGCCTCTGGTGACGAGGATGtacaggaggagcaggagcaggtggaggaggaggcagttGGTTCCCAG TTCGGCGAAGAGAAGGAGTCGGCCAACACGTGGGACCACTACGTCGCCGCCCGTGACGCCGCTGATCGTGACGGCAGGGTATtccccaacaaggcggagcgg gacttctacaGATGTCAGGAGGGGTATGAGGCCAAGGTGGCCTCCATCTCTGAAGATGGCGCCaagaagctcgtgaaggacatgcactacgaggcgcgcgtccaggccatcatcgaCTACTATGCTCAATACAGAGGGGTGAAGGCtaaaaaagaagaggcaagaaCAATGAACCTGACCCGGGAACAATTcttgaag ggcaaggcgacggcaaacatcgacttcaacccggaggaccctcCCGAGGCGTACAGCGATCCCAGCATCCACAGCCGCGTCACTGAGTACACAGTGATGGCAAGGGAG GCCCGGGTGGAAGCAGAAACGAAGCAACGggagatggaggcgaggatggaggaGATGATTCAGCAGAGGGTGGCGGCTGAGCGGcagaacatggaggaagaacaaTGA
- the LOC136535259 gene encoding uncharacterized protein, protein MKTTGGSTDISSATEDPLRKTKMPNVVIWRSLRKTPFDASVLIWHIATDLCFRSKPPRHFRCRPPHGEVLREVCPEAISNYMAYLLMFRPDMLMTGNRRDLFTKATKHMDRIITQASKEMTEKEKKQKQPLSDEILLDKIKEKAASLKEKEAHSVIDDACNPAKELLDIEDENDRWHLMHLVWVGMLCYSASMCRG, encoded by the coding sequence ATGAAGACGACGGGCGGCAGCACTGATATTTCTTCGGCGACTGAAGATCCGCTGAGGAAGACGAAGATGCCCAACGTGGTGATATGGCGAAGCCTTCGTAAGACGCCATTCGATGCAAGCGTACTCATCTGGCACATCGCCACCGACCTCTGCTTCCGCAGCAAGCCTCCGAGGCACTTTAGGTGCAGGCCTCCGCATGGCGAGGTGCTTCGTGAGGTGTGCCCAGAGGCAATATCCAACTACATGGCCTACCTCCTCATGTTTAGACCCGACATGCTGATGACCGGCAACAGGCGGGATCTGTTCACTAAAGCCACCAAGCATATGGATCGCATCATCACCCAGGCCAGCAAAGAAATgacagaaaaggagaagaagcaaAAGCAACCACTCTCCGATGAAATCCTCCTAGACAAGATCAAGGAAAAAGCAGCCAGCCTCAAAGAAAAAGAGGCACATAGCGTCATCGACGACGCTTGCAACCCCGCAAAGGAGCTGCTCGACATCGAGGACGAAAATGACCGTTGGCATTTGATGCACCTAGTGTGGGTGGGCATGCTGTGCTACTCCGCCAGCATGTGCAGGGGCTAG
- the LOC136535262 gene encoding uncharacterized protein, protein MHLSSAAQWWDEWQLRILVLGSLGLQWFLVLAAPMRKYSIPLWLRRCIQLGSGCSDAVAIYALATVFNRHANGAVAGCYNGEADVRKPPSMLEVLWAPVLLIHLGGVEEVSASNIDDNMLWIRQTVTLLSQVTIALFGFYKSWPGPGSGSGDRRMLASAVLLFILGILSVLEKPLALRGARIDPFTAMSSVMKGARVKPSAWWKWCFTELSDRYKCWKKLPEGDAPILSQSDQVEMILSDLSLFAAEATLQAQGRGGGGGHEKNILEPLKIEKDETLKPMLRQAFGLIYTRANVMFTPAYLACHVLLVPSLHIAAIMLFATSQQKLQPQQGQGYKYNSGGTVDIKTTYILLCFTALLDVLGVLISKLCDSLMFRGNVPVLCEKLAGYNLIGSVLQTTRTTTTIGWLLRCARRICYKEGYSREEKGSASLGPSVSDAIALQLVKVFVEVKNVDLASYRSFTKRDYWTMDQTERLLKTDYYSENMDQPKKVPNVVIWRSLRKTPFDESVLIWHIATDLCFRSKPPRHFRCRPLHAEVLREACTEAISNYMAYLLKFRPDMLMTGSRQLLFTETTKQMERIITQATKDMTEKEKQQKQPLSDEILLDKIKNEAANLKEKEAYTVIDDAYKLAEELLRMEDADDRWHLMHRVWVGMLCYSASMCRAYLHAKSLGEGGEFLSKLWLLISLQGAKTLADKLQMPEKEQGDDDLDDQKREQEYQGKEGTMPRWYPIARKFHRQPY, encoded by the coding sequence ATGCATCTCTCGAGCGCTGCGCAATGGTGGGACGAGTGGCAGCTGCGCATCCTCGTCCTCGGCAGCCtgggcctgcagtggttcctggTGCTGGCTGCCCCCATGCGCAAGTACAGCATCCCGCTGTGGCTGCGACGGTGCATCCAGCTGGGCAGCGGCTGCAGCGACGCCGTGGCGATCTACGCGCTCGCCACCGTCTTCAACCGGCACGCCAACGGGGCGGTGGCCGGCTGCTACAATGGCGAGGCGGACGTGCGCAAGCCGCCGAGCATGCTGGAGGTGCTATGGGCCCCTGTCCTCCTCATCCACCTCGGCGGGGTGGAGGAGGTGTCCGCCAGCAACATCGATGACAACATGCTGTGGATCCGGCAGACCGTGACCCTGCTGTCCCAGGTCACCATCGCCCTCTTCGGCTTCTACAAGTCGTGGCCTGGCCCTGGCTCCGGCTCCGGCGATAGAAGGATGCTGGCCTCGGCGGTCCTGCTGTTCATCCTTGGCATCCTCAGTGTGTTGGAGAAGCCCTTGGCTCTCAGGGGAGCTAGGATTGATCCATTCACGGCCATGTCGTCGGTGATGAAAGGAGCGAGGGTCAAGCCTAGCGCATGGTGGAAGTGGTGCTTCACCGAGCTCAGCGACAGGTACAAGTGCTGGAAAAAGCTGCCGGAAGGCGACGCGCCGATCCTGTCGCAGAGCGACCAGGTCGAGATGATCCTGTCGGACCTGTCGCTGTTCGCTGCCGAGGCCACCCTGCAAGCACAGGGcaggggtggtggtggtggtcacgaGAAGAATATCCTGGAGCCTCTCAAGATAGAGAAAGACGAGACGCTCAAGCCCATGCTTCGTCAGGCGTTCGGGCTCATCTACACCAGAGCGAACGTGATGTTCACGCCCGCCTACTTGGCTTGCCATGTGCTGCTGGTTCCATCCCTGCACATTGCCGCCATCATGCTCTTCGCGACGAGCCAGCAGAAGCTGCAGCCGCAGCAGGGCCAGGGGTACAAGTACAACAGCGGCGGCACTGTTGATATCAAGACCACGTACATTCTCCTGTGCTTCACTGCTCTCCTGGATGTCCTTGGGGTGTTGATCAGTAAGCTGTGCGACTCGCTCATGTTCAGAGGGAATGTTCCAGTGTTGTGCGAGAAGCTTGCCGGGTATAACCTCATAGGCTCAGTGCTCCAGACCACAAGGACGACGACGACTATTGGGTGGCTACTCAGGTGTGCCAGGCGCATTTGTTACAAGGAAGGTTATTCTCGTGAGGAAAAAGGGAGTGCGTCGTTGGGCCCTTCGGTCTCGGATGCTATCGCCCTACAGCTCGTGAAGGTTTTCGTCGAAGTCAAGAACGTCGACCTCGCCAGTTACAGAAGCTTCACCAAGAGGGACTACTGGACTATGGACCAAACGGAGAGGCTGCTCAAGACGGACTATTACTCCGAGAAcatggatcagccgaagaaggtGCCCAACGTGGTGATATGGCGAAGCCTTCGTAAGACGCCATTTGACGAGAGCGTCCTCATCTGGCACATCGCCACCGACCTCTGCTTCCGCAGCAAACCTCCGAGGCACTTTAGGTGCAGGCCTCTGCATGCGGAGGTTCTTCGTGAGGCGTGCACGGAGGCAATATCCAACTACATGGCCTACCTCCTCAAGTTTAGACCCGACATGCTGATGACCGGCAGCAGGCAGCTTCTGTTCACCGAAACCACCAAACAGATGGAGCGCATCATCACCCAGGCCACCAAAGACATGACGGAAAAGGAGAAGCAGCAAAAGCAACCACTCTCCGACGAAATCCTCCTAGACAAGATCAAGAACGAAGCAGCCAACCTCAAAGAAAAAGAGGCATACACCGTCATCGACGATGCTTACAAGCTCGCGGAGGAGCTTCTGCGCATGGAGGACGCCGATGACCGTTGGCATTTGATGCACCGTGTGTGGGTGGGCATGCTCTGCTACTCCGCCAGCATGTGCAGGGCCTACCTGCACGCCAAGAGCTTGGGAGAAGGCGGGGAGTTCCTCTCCAAACTCTGGCTCCTCATCTCGCTCCAGGGGGCCAAGACCTTGGCAGACAAGCTTCAAATGCCAGAAAAAGAACAAGGGGACGACGATCTGGACGACCAAAAGCGGGAACAAGAATACCAGGGCAAGGAAGGTACGATGCCTCGGTGGTATCCGATAGCCAGAAAGTTTCACCGTCAGCCATATTga